The Saprospiraceae bacterium genome includes the window TTCTTCGCTTAAATCAGATGATTCCAGCAAAAGTTCCAACTTCCCTTTGGCTATAGCAATAGGCGTTTGCATTTCATGGGAGGCATTTTCCGAAAACTCCTTAAGGGATTGGTAGTCCTGGATAGCCTTGTGGGTCATTGTTTCAACAAAATCATTCAATCGCCTGAATTCCAGTGTTTTGGTAGGGTATGTTGCCAATTGTTCATTGTTCTTCAAACGAAAACGATCTAATGATTTTAGCAGGTATTCAAAAGGGCGAAACAGACTTTTAGAAATCAAAAAATTGCTGATTAACAAAGCCGCAGTAAGAAATAAAAATAATCGAACCATGATCCAGGTAACCACTGATATGATATCACCTTCTTCTATAAATATATCCGAAATTTCTATGTGATAAAATTTGTCTCCAATTTTGGTATTCGAAATAAGCTTACGGAATGGTTCTAGCCTATTGGTTCGGCGCAAAAATATCAAGGTGTCTTTTAAAATGGTGTCTGGCTTAATCTCCATACCAGCAGGAAATTCGCGAATATCGACGTAGTTATAACTATCGAATATGGCTATCCCATTTTCGAAAGCCGCAGCATCCCTGATTTGTCGTAAGGTTCCCTGCAATTCATAATCCGTCTCTCGGTTGATAACTTGTCGAAAAATGGAAATGGTTATTATACCGCCAATACTAAACATCAGCAGGGCGATCACCAGATACCACAGTGTTGTCTTTGTAAGTAACCGCATCTTGTTAATTAAGATTCTCCGTAAATTTATAGCCTAAGCCATAAATTGTTTTTATATAATCCAAGCCACCATAAGCCATGATCTTTTTACGCAGGTTTTTGATGTGCTGGTATACAAAATCGAAGTTTTGCAAATAATCCACATTATCTCCCCAGAGGTGCTCTGCTATCGCCTGTTTCGTCAATACCCTATTTTTATTGGTAATGAAAAATAACAATAATTCATATTCTTTTAACGTGAGCTCTAAGATCGCATCATTAACCATCACCTCATGGTTATTGGTATGTATCGAAATTTCATTGAATTTCACCGTCGTTTGCCCTTGCAATTTTCTTCGCCTAAATAGTGCCCTTACTCTCGCATTTAACTCCGAAAGATGAAAGGGTTTCGTTAAATAATCATCGGCTCCCAGGTCCAAGCCCTTCAGTCGGTCATCTAGTGCATTTTTGGCCGAAATGATCAATACACCTGTTTCTGGTTTTGCCTCTTTTAAATGGCTCAATATCTGTAGTCCATTCCCATCAGGTAACATAATATCCAATATGACCACATCGTAATCGAAACCAGCTAACTTATCCATAGCTTCTGCACAAGATGAGGCAGATTCACAAATAAAGTCACCTGCTGATAGATAAGCTAAAATGTTATCCAACAAGTCTTTTTCGTCTTCGATGATAAGAATTTTCATCCTGCAAAGCTAAGCAATGAATTTGAGGGAATTTTGAAGCCAAAACGCAATGGAGATCGTTTTAATACAACTCCACGATACCATTCGGACAAGCAATCCTGGCCATTATTTTCGGTGTGGCGCCTGGCTCCACGACGATAGGTAAATCCAGCGCATCCAGGATCGCCTGGCAGTTGCTTGGCACTGGATGAAACAGTTTTAGATCAAGCAATTGGCATCCTTTAGCCGCACTCAAACCTGGATTGGGCGTATTCCCCCAGTCAATCAAAAAAGGAATGAGGCCGTCCCCCAAAACTTTGTAAGGATTGGTCAGCTGCCAGGAAATGATCGTTCCATCGGGCTTTTGCCGCTGTCCAGGTTGCATTGCGCCAAAATCAATCCCTTGCTGCTTAAGTTTTTTCAGCCGTCCTACCATCGCAGATTCTTTCGCGGCCCAAGTTGTGATCCTGGGGCGACTGATTTTATCGATATGAAAAATGCTCGGCAAATCCGGTGAAACTCGCTCCGGGTCAGGGGCAATCACCTCCAAAAAACAAGCATCGCCCAAGGAAAACAGCTTATTATGTGTCCCAAAAGCGGGATGCCGCCCACCTGCACTTGCTTTTACACCCAACAAATTTTCTACGATGTCCAGTCCTTCCGCTAAATCCTGACAAGCGTATACCAGGTGGTCAACTTTATTCAACATGGTCTCGCTTGTTTTTTAAATAGGCTAATAAATCGATCATCTCCGCTTTAGAAATCTGTTGCTCCAGCCCTGTAGTCATTAAGGAAACAGGTGCAGAA containing:
- a CDS encoding HAMP domain-containing sensor histidine kinase; this translates as MRLLTKTTLWYLVIALLMFSIGGIITISIFRQVINRETDYELQGTLRQIRDAAAFENGIAIFDSYNYVDIREFPAGMEIKPDTILKDTLIFLRRTNRLEPFRKLISNTKIGDKFYHIEISDIFIEEGDIISVVTWIMVRLFLFLTAALLISNFLISKSLFRPFEYLLKSLDRFRLKNNEQLATYPTKTLEFRRLNDFVETMTHKAIQDYQSLKEFSENASHEMQTPIAIAKGKLELLLESSDLSEEQLVMVQAAQQSLSKISKLGQALTLLTKIENKEFSAVEAVDFSKIVRQGVNNFTELGQLQGITLDAAIEDGITLKIDSTLADILVTNLLKNALQHNVEDGWVKVRLDASKLVVTNLGLPPKLPTDQLFERFKKNNQSKGTLGLGLAIVKKICDVNELKVSYEYEEGKHTVSIIF
- a CDS encoding response regulator transcription factor — its product is MKILIIEDEKDLLDNILAYLSAGDFICESASSCAEAMDKLAGFDYDVVILDIMLPDGNGLQILSHLKEAKPETGVLIISAKNALDDRLKGLDLGADDYLTKPFHLSELNARVRALFRRRKLQGQTTVKFNEISIHTNNHEVMVNDAILELTLKEYELLLFFITNKNRVLTKQAIAEHLWGDNVDYLQNFDFVYQHIKNLRKKIMAYGGLDYIKTIYGLGYKFTENLN
- a CDS encoding VOC family protein; protein product: MLNKVDHLVYACQDLAEGLDIVENLLGVKASAGGRHPAFGTHNKLFSLGDACFLEVIAPDPERVSPDLPSIFHIDKISRPRITTWAAKESAMVGRLKKLKQQGIDFGAMQPGQRQKPDGTIISWQLTNPYKVLGDGLIPFLIDWGNTPNPGLSAAKGCQLLDLKLFHPVPSNCQAILDALDLPIVVEPGATPKIMARIACPNGIVELY